A region from the Panicum virgatum strain AP13 unplaced genomic scaffold, P.virgatum_v5 scaffold_3456, whole genome shotgun sequence genome encodes:
- the LOC120694129 gene encoding eukaryotic translation initiation factor 5B-like, with protein MSSRTPTAGSRGAAGAGGGRKKQAAASGARPAPRQHVRMIQEHLARAREEERRAEEGRREEEARRAEEERRAREEAERRAEEERRAREERRRKRQEEARKRAEREEKRRMEDARRRLGIAVPDAASGEGRHRRPVYESRKSKSQPKHQSGTNLGETHVIEKQLEDMQSNASLEDTDGVVVDVLELSKEQITQPLSEDSSGIDDDDAWENKSFGEFDAQLCGDSPPFGEEEDERTEEKHVYSAAPIADSMSLSDDMGEDVVSILQDDGSSNGIDRELRAPICCILGHVDAGKTKLLDCIRRSNVQGGEAGGITQQIGATYLPVENIRERSSLKAEATIKVPGLLVIDTPGHQSFSNMRLRGSSLCDIAVVVVDITRGLEKQTIESLDLLKHRNVRFIVALNKVDRLYRWKTCPNAPIAKALKSQSEDVQSEFKWRVTEVVTQLKENGFNAALYYENKRMKGVVNIVPTSAVSAEGIPDLLLLLVRWVPEIMMERLTYANNVECTVLEVNEDKDFGTTIDVVLINGALRKGDQIVVCTKQGPVTTNIRYLLTPYPMKELKAKGVYKHHEELKAAQGVKIAVRGLRHAIAGTALIVVKPGDDLEQAEAAAVQEISNANSLFNEDERGEGNDGTAIEEISRIKTCKEGVYVQASSLGTLEAIIEHLKTLSLDIPVGGCNLGPVHKQDVLKATAMLKRKEEYAAILAFDVKVMPEAFDLAAESGVKIFMAHTVYKLVDSFTDHIKKLKEEKKKQYAAEAVFPCTLKVLPNHVYHKKDPIVCDVEVLEGVVKVGTPICVSVPSKDRDADVVHSLGRISSMETSNGKPIDSAKKGVVSIKIIGENPQERSRLYGRHFNADNELLSQISRKSIDVLEEYYQDEMTDENWQLIRRLEKQFGIL; from the exons ATGTCGTCGAGGACGCCCACGGCGGGGTCCCGCGGCGCCGCTGGCGCTGGCGGAGGCCGGAAGAAGCAGGCGGCGGCTAGTGGCGCGAGGCCGGCGCCGAGGCAGCACGTCCGGATGATCCAAGAGCacctggcgcgcgcgcgcgaggaggagcggcgcgcggaggaggggcgccgggaggaggaggcaaggcgcgccgaggaggagcgcagggccagggaggaggcggagaggcgcgccgaggaggagaggagggcgcgGGAGGAGAGGCGGCGCAAGAGGCAGGAGGAGGCGCGGaagcgggccgagcgggaggagAAGCGCCGGATGGAGGATGCGCGAAGGCGGCTCGGCATCGCCGTCCCTGATGCCGCCAGCGGTGAGGGTAGGCACAGAAGGCCCGTGTATGAGTCGAGAAAGTCAAAATCACAGCCCAAGCATCAATCTGGAACTAATTTGGGAGAAACTCATGTAATTGAGAAGCAATTGGAGGACATGCAGAGCAATGCTTCCCTGGAAGATACTGATGGAGTAGTTGTTGATGTGCTGGAATTGAGCAAGGAACAGATTACCCAACCATTATCAGAAGATAGCAGTGGAATCGACGACGATGATGCTTGGGAGAATAAGAGCTTTGGCGAATTTGATGCTCAGTTGTGTGGTGATTCTCCCCCttttggagaagaggaagatgagCGAACAGAGGAAAAACATGTGTACTCTGCTGCTCCGATTGCTGACTCGATGAGTTTATCTGATGATATGGGGGAAGATGTGGTCTCTATCCTTCAGGATGATGGTTCAAGCAATGGCATTGATAGGGAGCTTCGAGCACCAATATGTTGTATCCTTGGGCACGTGGATGCTGGAAAAACAAAGCTGCTTGATTGCATCCGGCGAAGCAATGTTCAGGGTGGAGAGGCTGGGGGAATCACACAGCAGATTGGTGCAACCTACTTACCAGTTGAGAATATCAGGGAGAGGTCCTCCCTGAAAGCTGAGGCCACAATCAAGGTTCCTGGTTTGCTTGTAATTGACACCCCTGGCCACCAGTCATTCAGTAACATGCGCTTGAGGGGATCAAGTTTGTGTGACATTGCTGTAGTGGTTGTTGATATTACGCGTGGGCTGGAGAAGCAGACCATTGAGTCCCTTGATCTTTTGAAACACCGCAACGTGAGGTTTATTGTTGCCTTGAACAAGGTTGATCGGCTGTATAGGTGGAAGACTTGTCCCAATGCACCAATAGCAAAAGCGCTCAAGAGCCAATCTGAAGATGTCCAAAGCGAATTCAAATGGAGGGTAACTGAG GTTGTAACACAACTTAAGGAAAATGGCTTCAACGCCGCCCTGTATTATGAAAACAAGAGGATGAAAGGAGTGGTGAATATTGTCCCAACTAGCGCTGTAAG TGCTGAAGGCATTCCAgaccttctgctgctgctggtgcggtGGGTGCCAGAAATAATGATGGAAAGACTGACATATGCCAATAATGTAGAG TGTACTGTGCTGGAGGTCAATGAAGACAAAGATTTCGGAACTACTATTGATGTAGTGCTGATTAATGGTGCACTTCGTAAAGGTGATCAAATAGTTGTTTGCACCAAACAG GGGCCTGTCACAACCAACATAAGATATTTGTTGACACCTTATCCCATGAAAGAACTGAAAGCTAAG GGAGTATATAAGCATCACGAGGAGCTTAAAGCTGCCCAAGGGGTAAAAATTGCAGTGCGA GGACTGCGACATGCTATAGCAGGCACTGCTCTCATTGTGGTGAAACCTGGGGATGATCTGGAACAAGCTGAAGCCGCTGCAGTGCAAGAAATCAGTAATGCCAACAGCCTGTTCAATGAGGATGAAAGGGGTGAGGGTAATGATGGAACAGCAATAGAAGAAATAAGTAGGATCAAAACTTGCAAGGAGGGTGTCTATGTGCAAGCATCTAGTCTTGGAACCTTGGAAGCCATTATTGAGCATTTGAAGACCCTTTCTTTGGACATTCCTGTTGGTGGTTGCAACTTAGGCCCAGTGCACAAGCAGGATGTCCTGAAAGCGACTGCTATGCTGAAGAGGAAAGAAGAGTATGCAGCCATCTTGGCCTTTGATGTCAAAGTAATGCCTGAGGCTTTTGACCTTGCAGCTGAGTCAGGGGTGAAGATTTTTATGGCTCATACGGTATACAAGCTTGTTGACAGCTTTACTGATCACATTAAGAAACtgaaggaagagaagaagaagcaatATGCAGCTGAGGCAGTGTTCCCATGCACCCTTAAGGTTCTGCCAAACCATGTCTACCATAAAAAAGATCCAATTGTTTGTGATGTTGAAGTTTTGGAAGGCGTTGTCAAG GTGGGAACCCCAATTTGTGTCTCTGTTCCAAGCAAGGATAGAGATGCAGACGTGGTTCATAGCCTTGGGAGGATATCTTCCATGGAAACATCCAATGGAAAGCCGATTGATTCTGCCAAGAAAGGAGTAGTGTCGATAAAG ATAATTGGGGAGAACCCTCAGGAGAGGTCCCGATTGTATGGACGCCATTTTAATGCCGACAACGAGCTGCTCAGCCAAATCTCTAGGAAATCTATTGATGTGCTGGAAGAGTATTATCAG GATGAGATGACTGATGAAAATTGGCAGCTGATCCGCAGGCTAGAGAAGCAATTTGGGATACTCTGA